The window CGTCGATACGCAGCATGTCGTTTGCGCGGTCACCAACGTCAGTATGCGTCTCGTTAGAAGCTTTAACGTACGTACCGATACCACCATTCCATAGAAGATCCACTTTCATTTTCAGGATCATCTTAATCAGATCGTTTGGTGCCAGAGAAGCTTTCTTAGTACCCAACATTTTCTGAATTTCAGGTGTTAACTGGATCGATTTCGCACGGCGAGAGAAGATGCCACCACCTTCGGAGATCAACTCTTTATTGTAATCTTCCCAGCTTGATCTTGGCAGATTAAACAAGCGGTTACGCTCTTCCCAGCTTGAAGCTGAATCTGGGTTTGGATCAATGAAGATGTGCATGTGGTTAAACGCAGCTTGTAGACGAATGTGCTTAGAAAGCAGCATACCGTTACCAAACACGTCCCCTGCCATGTCACCAACACCGATAGCAGTAAAGTCAGTGGTTTGACAATCAATGCCCATTTCACGGAAGTGACGTTTTACTGACTCCCAGCCACCTTTCGCTGTGATGCCCATTGCTTTGTGGTCGTAACCGTTTGAACCACCAGAAGCAAATGCATCACCCAGCCAGAAGTTGTATTCCTCAGAGACTGAGTTCGCTAAGTCTGAGAATGTTGCAGTACCTTTATCTGCAGCAACAACCAAATATGGGTCGTCTTCATCGTGACGTACAACATTTTGCGGATGAGCTACTTCGCCCTCAATGATGTTGTCTGATACATCAAGCAATGCGCGGATAAAGCGTTTGTAACAACGTTGACCTTCCGCGAAGATCTCATCACGTGTAGTCAGAGATGGTTGACGTTTACAAACGAAACCACCTTTCGCACCAACAGGAACGATAACAGTGTTCTTAACTTGTTGAGCTTTAACTAGACCAAGAATCTCTGTACGGAAATCTTCTTGGCGATCTGACCAGCGCAAGCCACCACGTGCTACTTTACCACCACGCAAGTGAACACCTTCGATGTCCGGTGCGTAAACGAAGATCTCAAATGCTGGTACCGGTTGTGGAATCTCTGGGATTTCACTCGGTTTCATCTTCAATGACAACCAAGGCTTAGGCAGTTTGTTCTCGTCAGTTTGGTAGTAGTTGGTACGTAGCGTCGCCATGATCATTTCCATATAACGACGAATGATACGATCATCATCCAAGCTTTCTACACGATCCAATTGCTCAGTCAGTTTCTTGATAAGATCATTCTGACCTTTCTCGCTACCTTTATGCTTAGGATCGAAACGCTTGGTAAACAGCTTAACTAGACCTGTTGCTAGGTCTGGGTAGTGGCTTAGCGTATCTTCAATGTATTGTTGACTGAATGGGAAACCAACTTGACGCATGTAGCGCGCGTAAGCACGAAGAATTGAGATTTCACGACCAGTCAGTGAAGCACCTAGTACCAATCGGTTAAAGCCATCACTCTCTAAGTTACCTGACCAAATCGCTGCAAATGCTTGTTGGAATCGATCACGCGCTTCGCGAAGATCTACCGTTTTCTCGCTCTTATGCAGCATTGAGAAATCTAGGATCCAGAATGTCCGGCCATTCGTTTTCTCGATCTCATAAGGTGATTCACCGATCACACGTAGACCCAAGTTCTCTAACATTGGCATTACGTCAGAAAGATGGATTGGTTCGTCTCGGTGGTAAAGCTTCAAACGTACCGCTTTTGAATCTGCCGCTTCTTCTTGAGGACGGTAGAACAACATGCCTAGTTTGTTGTCGTCACTTAGTGCTTCTAAGCGTTCAATATCTGCAACTGCAGAGCTTGGCATCATGTCTTCTTTGTATGAACGCGGGAACGCACTCATGTATTCTTTTGAAAGTGGAAGACCTTTGCTTTCACCAAAGTTAGCGATGATGGATTCTTTAAGTCTGTCGTCCCAAGAGGTGGAAACTTCCATTAGGTTTTGCTCGATCTTTTTCACGTCTACATCAATGTTGTTATTGTCTACACGAACAATGTAATGCGTTCTGGCCAAAGGACTTTCTGAGAAGTAAGTTGTGAATTCAACTTCTTGCTCGCAGCCAAAGTATTGTTTGAAAATACGTTGAGTCTGACGACGCAATTCTGTGTTGTAACGGTCTTTTGTTACGTAGACCATGCAGCTAAAGAAGCGGCCAAACGGGTCTTTACGTACAAACAGACGAATCAAGTCGCGATCTTGCATTTGCACCACACCCATGCCGACTTCTAGCAGCTCTTCTTCGTTTGCTTGAAGCAATTCGTCACGCGGGTAGTTTTCTAAAATATTGTGCAGTGCTTTGTATGAGTATGATCCGTGACGATAACCACTTGCAGTTAGGATACGATCGACTTTTTCACGAATCAGAGGAATGCTTTGAACCGCTTGGTTGTATACCGCCGACGTGTAAAGACCAGTGAAGCGGTGCTCACCGATCACTTTGCCATTTTCATCAAATTTCTTGATGCCAATATAGTCAGTGTAAGCTGGGCGGTGAATACGACATGGTCGATTGCCTTTTGTCATGATCAGCGCGTATGGCTTTTTCGCTTCTAGTCTTGCTGAATCAGACAGTTCCGACAACTTCACACTACGAACACGCTTGTCATCCGCAAACAGACCCAGACCTTTTTCTGTTACAGGTTTTAGTTCTGTATCACCATTGTTTTCAACAAGGTCATATTCTTTGTAACCCATAAAAGTGAAGTTGTGTTCACCTAACCAGCGAAGAAACGCAATGGTTTCATCCATACGATCTTTTTGGATCGTAACGCGTTCTTTATTCTGTTCGAGTTGATCAGTGACCACTTTGAGTTTGTCGACCATTTTTTTCCAATCGCTTACTACAAGACGCGTATCAGAAAGGATGTTTAATAGCTCAGCTTTAAGTGCCTGCATCTCTTCTTTACTGGTAAGACGGTCAACCTCGATATGGAACAAAGACTGAAGGACACCACCTTCACCGTTTACATCGATAATGTGGCCCTTCTCATCTCGTTGAAGTTGAGTTGGATTGTTCAACATAAGATGAGACACCAAATCTAGACGAGCTAAGGCCATCTTGATTGAGTCCACTAAGAACGGGCTATCTGGAACAACAATTTCTACGATTGTGTGAGTCGATTGCCAACCTTGACGGCTGACGGTCGGGTTGAAGACTTGTACAGAAACATCTTCAGGTTTTTTTTCGTTGATATGGTGCCAAAGGCTGATTACGGCACCATAGAGATCGGATTCATTTCGCTGGACCAGGTCGTCATCGGAAATATTACTAAATAAGTGTTGAGCAAGTTTAGTTACAAGCGTCTGGTGAGAAAGCTCGAGTTTGTCTTGAATCAGTTGGTAAACTTTTTCAAGCAGAACCGGCACTACATTTTCACGCGCGGTCATATTCACACTCCACAGAATAATTGTTGTTTTGTAGGGGGACTTAGCAAAGGGGTAACTTCCCTGAAACTAAGCATTGGTAATGCATACGACCCATTGTAAAAGGATAATTACAAATGTTTAACAACTATTAGCAGTGGTATGAGGTGAAATGTCTGATTCTGTGACTAAGATTCCTATTTAAACATCTAGAAATACCTTTCTTCACAGAGTTTCCAACTTGATAAACTTGTTATTTTGGTCAGTTGTTAGTCTAAACTGCCCTCTAATGCCCAATTGGGTAAGAAATGGTCTGAATTTAGCTGCTGATAACTGAAGTCTTAAACCGTTGTGAGTCATAACTTGGATCGTGTTTGAAACACCAGAATAATGTGAACGAAATGTCTGATATGGAATGTTGAGAGTAAAATAGTAATGCTTCATGAAAGATAAAACGTAATAGAACAAGGACAAATGCCAATCGCTTAGCAATATATATCTGCGTTATTTCAGCGAGCACTAGCGAGACTAGGAACCTAATCGCAGCGAGCTGAGCAGTTAAATAAATAGCTTTGGCCATAAAGTGCGTGGAAAGTAGATCCTGAATCACGCTCCTTCGTCGCTGTTCAGGATGACGGGAAACTTAAACATGCCGTTCGCTGTTAAACAAATGGCATTCACGAAAAAAAGGGTGGCCACTCAGACCACCCTATTCGTTTGATGACTATTCGTCTAGTGCCTTGGTGACTTTTTCAAACAAGTCTTTGGCAAGATTATCCATCGATTTTAGTTTTTCAAGTTCTGCACGCATCAGTGTTTGACGGCCTTCATCGTATTTACGGAACTTAAGCAAAGGATCAATCAGACGAGATGCCACTTGCGGGTTGGTGTCATTCAGTTGCCCTAGAATCTCACCCGCAAACAGATAACCAGAACCTGACTTTTTATGGAAGTTTACTGGGTTTGCACTCAAGAATGAACCAATCAAGCTACGAATACGGTTCGGGTTTTTCAGACTAAATGCTTCATGAGACATGGTTGCTTTCACTTTCTCAAGCGCATCTTCAGCGGGGTTACTGCCTTGCAGTACAAACCACTTGTCCATAACCAGACCATCGTGTTTCCACTTGTCGCTGTAATCCGCCATTAGCGTTTCACGACATTCAAGTTGTGCGTTGTTCGCTGCGGTCATCGCTGCAATGGTATCCGTCATGTTGTTTGCAGATTCATATTGCGCCTGAACAAGTTGGTTGCCCTTCTCAGTATGCGCCAGGAACTGAAGACACTGATTACGCAACGCTCGCTTGCCAATCGCATCGTGCTCTATAGAGTAATCCACTTGCTTTAACGTGTGGTAAGTCGCACTCAACTCATCTTCTAGTTCTTTAGAAAGTGACAGTGTAATGCTATTCAATACACTATCAACGGCGTCGATATCAATCTGCTGGTACCAGCCAGTGATTTCATTAATCGAGGGTAGCGATAGCACGTGCGCGATGAAAGCAGGTTCAAGGTTTGCGTCCAACAGCACGCCACGGAAAGCATCGAACAACGCTTCAGAAAGTTTAACTTCCTCTCCCGCTTGAACGTTCACT is drawn from uncultured Vibrio sp. and contains these coding sequences:
- a CDS encoding NAD-glutamate dehydrogenase codes for the protein MTARENVVPVLLEKVYQLIQDKLELSHQTLVTKLAQHLFSNISDDDLVQRNESDLYGAVISLWHHINEKKPEDVSVQVFNPTVSRQGWQSTHTIVEIVVPDSPFLVDSIKMALARLDLVSHLMLNNPTQLQRDEKGHIIDVNGEGGVLQSLFHIEVDRLTSKEEMQALKAELLNILSDTRLVVSDWKKMVDKLKVVTDQLEQNKERVTIQKDRMDETIAFLRWLGEHNFTFMGYKEYDLVENNGDTELKPVTEKGLGLFADDKRVRSVKLSELSDSARLEAKKPYALIMTKGNRPCRIHRPAYTDYIGIKKFDENGKVIGEHRFTGLYTSAVYNQAVQSIPLIREKVDRILTASGYRHGSYSYKALHNILENYPRDELLQANEEELLEVGMGVVQMQDRDLIRLFVRKDPFGRFFSCMVYVTKDRYNTELRRQTQRIFKQYFGCEQEVEFTTYFSESPLARTHYIVRVDNNNIDVDVKKIEQNLMEVSTSWDDRLKESIIANFGESKGLPLSKEYMSAFPRSYKEDMMPSSAVADIERLEALSDDNKLGMLFYRPQEEAADSKAVRLKLYHRDEPIHLSDVMPMLENLGLRVIGESPYEIEKTNGRTFWILDFSMLHKSEKTVDLREARDRFQQAFAAIWSGNLESDGFNRLVLGASLTGREISILRAYARYMRQVGFPFSQQYIEDTLSHYPDLATGLVKLFTKRFDPKHKGSEKGQNDLIKKLTEQLDRVESLDDDRIIRRYMEMIMATLRTNYYQTDENKLPKPWLSLKMKPSEIPEIPQPVPAFEIFVYAPDIEGVHLRGGKVARGGLRWSDRQEDFRTEILGLVKAQQVKNTVIVPVGAKGGFVCKRQPSLTTRDEIFAEGQRCYKRFIRALLDVSDNIIEGEVAHPQNVVRHDEDDPYLVVAADKGTATFSDLANSVSEEYNFWLGDAFASGGSNGYDHKAMGITAKGGWESVKRHFREMGIDCQTTDFTAIGVGDMAGDVFGNGMLLSKHIRLQAAFNHMHIFIDPNPDSASSWEERNRLFNLPRSSWEDYNKELISEGGGIFSRRAKSIQLTPEIQKMLGTKKASLAPNDLIKMILKMKVDLLWNGGIGTYVKASNETHTDVGDRANDMLRIDGRDLRAKVVGEGGNLGMTQQGRIEYALNGGRVNTDFVDNVGGVDCSDNEVNIKIFLNGLVSNGDLTVKQRNQILESMEDEVGEIVLDDAYCQSESISVTEQQGVGIVKEQIRFIHTMEKAGFLDRALEYIPDDETLLEREKQGLGLTRPELSVLVAYGKMVLKQQLVTDEIANDEFHAKQLVAYFPGELRRNYKEQMVNHPLRAEIIATALANQMVNEMGCNFVTRLQEETGASVVDIANAYSAAREIFELESILKQTRDLDNVATAQAQYEIMFYVRRALRRIARWLLRNRSGKYTVGELINLYKQDVNVISETLDSMLVESEVEEHNELAQVWMDRGVEEKLAHQVARLSSLQSALDISAVASETGKTVEQASKLYFNLGDRLSLHWFLKQINNQAVDNNWQALARAAFREDLDWQQRQLTAQVLNCNCASEEFDVIEALDNWMESNEPSLQRWESILNEFKVGSVHEFAKFSVALRELVLLNLNCSPSE
- a CDS encoding DUF2835 domain-containing protein codes for the protein MKHYYFTLNIPYQTFRSHYSGVSNTIQVMTHNGLRLQLSAAKFRPFLTQLGIRGQFRLTTDQNNKFIKLETL